Proteins co-encoded in one Sus scrofa isolate TJ Tabasco breed Duroc chromosome 14, Sscrofa11.1, whole genome shotgun sequence genomic window:
- the UNC5B gene encoding netrin receptor UNC5B isoform X1 has translation MWTRSGARGALLLALLLCWDLRLSQAGTDPGSEVLPDSFPSAPAERLPLFLQEPQDAYIVKNKPVELRCRAFPATQIYFKCNGEWVSQNNHVTQEGLDEATGLQVREVQIEVSRQQVEELFGLEDYWCQCVAWSSAGTTKSRRAYVRIAYLRKNFDQEPLGKEVPLDHEVLLQCRPPEGVPVAEVEWLKNEDIIDPTQDTNFLLTIDHNLIIRQARLSDTANYTCVAKNIVAKRRSTTATIIVYVNGGWSSWAEWSPCSNRCGRGWQKRTRTCTNPAPLNGGAFCEGQAFQKTACTTVCPVDGAWTEWSKWSACSTECAHWRSRECMAPPPQNGGRDCSGTLLDSKNCTDGLCVQSESSGGGDSGGTPSPYCPVCNGTAPRGPCTHHIHAVFASPRLPVTCSTTLPCHLCHFFPLFPSTDKKTLSDPKSHLLEPSGDVALYAGLVVSIFVVVAVLMVVAVVVYRRNCRDFDTDITDSSAALTGGFHPVNFKTARPTNPQLLHPSVPPDLTASAGIYRGPMYALQDSADKIPMTNSPLLDPLPSLKIKVYSSSTTGSGPGLADGADLMGVLPAGTYPGDLARDAHFLHLRSASLGSQQLLGLPRDPGSSVSGTFGCLGGRLSIPGTGVSLLVPNGAIPQGKFYEMYLLINKAENTLPLSEGTQTVLSPSVTCGPTGLLLCRPVILTVPHCAEVSAGDWIFQLKTQTHQGHWEEVVTLDEETLNTPCYCQLEARSCHILLDQLGTYVFTGESYSRSAIKRLQLAIFAPALCTSLEYSLRVYCLEDTPVALKEVLELERTLGGYLVEEPKPLLFKDSYHNLRLSLHDIPHAHWRSKLLAKYQEIPFYHIWSGSQKALHCTFTLERHSLASTELSCKICVRQVEGEGQIFQLHTVLAETPAGSLDALCSAPSSTVTTQLGPYAFKIPLSIRQKICNSLDAPNSRGNDWRLLAQKLSMDRYLNYFATKASPTGVILDLWEALQQDDGDLNSLASALEEMGKSEMLVAMTTDGDC, from the exons GCACTGACCCAGGCAGCGAGGTGCTCCCCGACTCCTTCCCATCAGCGCCAGCGGAGCGGCTGCCCCTCTTCCTGCAGGAGCCGCAGGACGCCTACATAGTGAAGAACAAGCCCGTGGAGCTGCGCTGCCGCGCCTTTCCCGCCACGCAAATCTACTTCAAGTGCAACGGCGAGTGGGTCAGCCAGAACAACCACGTCACACAGGAGGGCCTGGACGAGGCCACCG gcctgCAGGTGCGAGAGGTACAGATCGAGGTGTCACGGCAGCAGGTGGAAGAGCTGTTCGGGCTGGAGGATTACTGGTGCCAGTGCGTGGCCTGGAGCTCTGCGGGCACCACCAAGAGTCGCCGGGCCTATGTCCGCATTGCAT ACCTGCGTAAGAACTTCGATCAGGAGCCTCTGGGCAAGGAAGTGCCCCTGGATCACGAGGTTCTCCTTCAATGCCGCCCACCAGAGGGGGTACCTGTGGCTGAG GTGGAATGGCTCAAGAACGAAGACATCATTGACCCCACCCAGGACACCAACTTCCTGCTCACCATTGACCACAACCTCATCATCCGCCAGGCCCGCCTGTCAGATACGGCCAACTACACCTGCGTGGCCAAGAACATCGTGGCCAAGCGCCGCAGCACCACGGCCACCATCATCGTCTATG TGAATGGCGGATGGTCCAGCTGGGCAGAGTGGTCGCCCTGCTCCAACCGCTGTGGCCGAGGCTGGCAGAAGCGCACACGGACCTGCACCAACCCCGCCCCACTCAATGGAGGCGCCTTCTGTGAGGGCCAGGCCTTCCAGAAGACTGCCTGCACCACCGTGTGCCCAG TCGACGGTGCCTGGACCGAGTGGAGCAAGTGGTCAGCCTGTAGCACCGAATGCGCCCACTGGCGCAGCCGCGAGTGCATGGCACCCCCGCCCCAGAACGGAGGCCGGGACTGCAGCGGGACCCTGCTCGACTCCAAGAACTGCACTGACGGGCTGTGCGTGCAGAGTGAGTCCTCAGGAGGCGGGGACTCTGGAGGCACCCCCAGTCCCTACTGCCCAGTCTGCAATGGAACAGCCCCTCGGGGCCCCTGCACCCACCACATCCACGCCGTCTTCGCATCCCCGCGTCTTCCTGTCACCTGCTCCACCACCCTCCCCTGCCACCtgtgtcatttctttcctttatttccctCAACAGATAAGAAAACTCTAAGTGACCCCAAAAGCCACC TCCTGGAGCCCTCGGGGGACGTGGCGCTGTACGCGGGCCTTGTGGTGTCCATCTTCGTGGTGGTGGCCGTCCTcatggtggtggcggtggtggtgtaCCGCCGCAACTGCCGGGACTTCGACACCGACATCACCGACTCATCCGCTGCCCTCACCGGCGGCTTCCACCCGGTCAACTTCAAGACGGCGAGGCCCA ccAACCCGCAGCTCCTGCACCCGTCTGTGCCTCCGGACCTCACCGCCAGTGCTGGCATCTACCGCGGGCCCATGTACGCCCTCCAGGACTCAGCCGACAAGATCCCCATGACCAACTCGCCCCTGCTGGACCCCCTGCCCAGCCTCAAGATCAAGGTCTACAGTTCTAGCACCACGGGCTCCGGGCCAGGCCTGGCAGACGGGGCTGACCTGATGGGGGTCCTGCCGGCTGGCACATATCCTGGTGATTTGGCCCGGGACGCCCACTTCCTGCACCTGCGCAGTGCCAGCCTCGGCTCCCAGCAGCTCCTGGGCCTGCCCCGTGACCCGGGGAGCAGCGTCAGCGGCACCTTCGGCTGCCTGGGCGGGAGGCTCAGCATCCCTGGCACAG GGGTCAGCCTGCTGGTACCCAATGGAGCCATCCCCCAGGGCAAGTTCTACGAGATGTACCTCCTCATCAACAAGGCAGAAAACACCCT cCCGCTTTCGGAAGGGACCCAGACAGTATTGAGCCCCTCGGTGACCTGCGGGCCCACGGGCCTCCTGCTGTGCCGCCCCGTCATCCTCACGGTGCCCCACTGCGCCGAAGTCAGTGCTGGCGACTGGATCTTCCAGCTCAAGACCCAGACCCACCAGGGCCACTGGGAG GAGGTGGTGACCCTGGACGAGGAGACCCTGAACACCCCCTGCTACTGCCAGCTGGAGGCCAGGTCCTGCCACATCCTGCTGGACCAGCTGGGCACCTATGTGTTCACGGGTGAGTCCTACTCCCGCTCGGCCATCAAGCGGCTCCAGCTGGCCATCTTCGCCCCTGCCCTCTGCACCTCTCTGGAGTACAGCCTCAGGGTCTACTGCCTGGAGGATACACCCGTGGCGCTGAAG GAAGTGCTGGAGCTGGAGCGGACCCTGGGTGGCTACCTAGTGGAGGAGCCCAAACCCCTGCTGTTTAAGGACAGTTACCATAACCTGCGCCTCTCCCTCCACGACATCCCCCACGCCCACTGGAGGAGCAAGCTGCTGGCCAAGTACCAG gaGATCCCCTTCTATCACATTTGGAGTGGCAGCCAGAAGGCCCTGCACTGCACCTTCACCCTGGAGAGGCACAGCCTGGCCTCCACCGAGCTCAGCTGCAAGATCTGTGTGCggcaggtggagggggagggccaGATATTCCAGCTGCACACCGTGCTGGCAGAG ACACCTGCTGGCTCCCTGGACGCCCTCTGCTCCGCCCCCAGCAGCACAGTCACCACCCAGCTGGGACCCTATGCCTTCAAGATCCCGCTGTCCATCCGCCAGAAGATATGCAACAGCCTGGATGCCCCCAACTCGCGCGGCAACGACTGGCGGCTGCTGGCGCAAAAGCTATCCATGGACCG gTACCTGAACTACTTTGCCACCAAAGCGAGCCCCACGGGTGTGATCCTGGACCTCTGGGAGGCTCTGCAGCAGGACGACGGGGACCTCAACAGCCTGGCAAGTGCCTTGGAGGAGATGGGCAAGAGCGAGATGCTGGTGGCCATGACCACGGATGGGGACTGCTGA
- the UNC5B gene encoding netrin receptor UNC5B precursor (The RefSeq protein has 4 substitutions compared to this genomic sequence) — protein sequence MWTRSGARGALLLALLLCWDLRLSQAGTDPGSEVLPDSFPSAPAERLPLFLQEPQDAYIVKNKPVELRCRAFPATQIYFKCNGEWVSQNNHVTQEGLDEATGLQVREVQIEVSRQQVEELFGLEDYWCQCVAWSSAGTTKSRRAYVRIAYLRKNFDQEPLGKEVPLDHEVLLQCRPPEGVPVAEVEWLKNEDIIDPTQDTNFLLTIDHNLIIRQARLSDTANYTCVAKNIVAKRRSTTATIIVYVNGGWSSWAEWSPCSNRCGRGWQKRTRTCTNPAPLNGGAFCGGQAFQKTACTTVCPVDGAWTEWSKWSACSTECAHWRSRECMAPPPQNGGRDCSGTLLDSKNCTDGPCVQNKKTLSDPKSHLLEPSGDVALYAGLVVSIFVVVAVLMVVAVVVYRRNCRDFDTDITDSSAALTGGFHPVNFKTARPTNPQLLHPSVPPDLTASAGIYRGPMYALQDSADKIPMTNSPLLDPLPSLKIKVYSSSTTGSGPGLADGADLMGVLPAGTYPGDLARDAHSLHLRSASLGSQQLLGLPRDPGSSVSGTFGCLGGRLSIPGTGVSLLVPNGAIPQGKFYEMYLLINKAENTLPLSEGTQTVLSPSVTCGPTGLLLCRPVILTVPHCAEVSAGDWIFQLKTQTHQGHWEEVVTLDEETLNTPCYCQLEARSCHILLDQLGTYVFTGESYSRSAIKRLQLAIFAPALCTSLEYSLRVYCLEDTPVALKEVLELERTLGGYLVEEPKPLLFKDSYHNLRLSLHDIPHAHWRSKLLAKYQEIPFYHIWSGSQKALHCTFTLERHSLASTELSCKICVRQVEGEGQIFQLHTVLAEAPAGSLDALCSAPSSTVTTQLGPYAFKIPLSIRQKICNSLDAPNSRGNDWRLLAQKLSMDRYLNYFATKASPTGVILDLWEALQQDDGDLNSLASALEEMGKSEMLVAMTTDGDC from the exons GCACTGACCCAGGCAGCGAGGTGCTCCCCGACTCCTTCCCATCAGCGCCAGCGGAGCGGCTGCCCCTCTTCCTGCAGGAGCCGCAGGACGCCTACATAGTGAAGAACAAGCCCGTGGAGCTGCGCTGCCGCGCCTTTCCCGCCACGCAAATCTACTTCAAGTGCAACGGCGAGTGGGTCAGCCAGAACAACCACGTCACACAGGAGGGCCTGGACGAGGCCACCG gcctgCAGGTGCGAGAGGTACAGATCGAGGTGTCACGGCAGCAGGTGGAAGAGCTGTTCGGGCTGGAGGATTACTGGTGCCAGTGCGTGGCCTGGAGCTCTGCGGGCACCACCAAGAGTCGCCGGGCCTATGTCCGCATTGCAT ACCTGCGTAAGAACTTCGATCAGGAGCCTCTGGGCAAGGAAGTGCCCCTGGATCACGAGGTTCTCCTTCAATGCCGCCCACCAGAGGGGGTACCTGTGGCTGAG GTGGAATGGCTCAAGAACGAAGACATCATTGACCCCACCCAGGACACCAACTTCCTGCTCACCATTGACCACAACCTCATCATCCGCCAGGCCCGCCTGTCAGATACGGCCAACTACACCTGCGTGGCCAAGAACATCGTGGCCAAGCGCCGCAGCACCACGGCCACCATCATCGTCTATG TGAATGGCGGATGGTCCAGCTGGGCAGAGTGGTCGCCCTGCTCCAACCGCTGTGGCCGAGGCTGGCAGAAGCGCACACGGACCTGCACCAACCCCGCCCCACTCAATGGAGGCGCCTTCTGTGAGGGCCAGGCCTTCCAGAAGACTGCCTGCACCACCGTGTGCCCAG TCGACGGTGCCTGGACCGAGTGGAGCAAGTGGTCAGCCTGTAGCACCGAATGCGCCCACTGGCGCAGCCGCGAGTGCATGGCACCCCCGCCCCAGAACGGAGGCCGGGACTGCAGCGGGACCCTGCTCGACTCCAAGAACTGCACTGACGGGCTGTGCGTGCAGA ATAAGAAAACTCTAAGTGACCCCAAAAGCCACC TCCTGGAGCCCTCGGGGGACGTGGCGCTGTACGCGGGCCTTGTGGTGTCCATCTTCGTGGTGGTGGCCGTCCTcatggtggtggcggtggtggtgtaCCGCCGCAACTGCCGGGACTTCGACACCGACATCACCGACTCATCCGCTGCCCTCACCGGCGGCTTCCACCCGGTCAACTTCAAGACGGCGAGGCCCA ccAACCCGCAGCTCCTGCACCCGTCTGTGCCTCCGGACCTCACCGCCAGTGCTGGCATCTACCGCGGGCCCATGTACGCCCTCCAGGACTCAGCCGACAAGATCCCCATGACCAACTCGCCCCTGCTGGACCCCCTGCCCAGCCTCAAGATCAAGGTCTACAGTTCTAGCACCACGGGCTCCGGGCCAGGCCTGGCAGACGGGGCTGACCTGATGGGGGTCCTGCCGGCTGGCACATATCCTGGTGATTTGGCCCGGGACGCCCACTTCCTGCACCTGCGCAGTGCCAGCCTCGGCTCCCAGCAGCTCCTGGGCCTGCCCCGTGACCCGGGGAGCAGCGTCAGCGGCACCTTCGGCTGCCTGGGCGGGAGGCTCAGCATCCCTGGCACAG GGGTCAGCCTGCTGGTACCCAATGGAGCCATCCCCCAGGGCAAGTTCTACGAGATGTACCTCCTCATCAACAAGGCAGAAAACACCCT cCCGCTTTCGGAAGGGACCCAGACAGTATTGAGCCCCTCGGTGACCTGCGGGCCCACGGGCCTCCTGCTGTGCCGCCCCGTCATCCTCACGGTGCCCCACTGCGCCGAAGTCAGTGCTGGCGACTGGATCTTCCAGCTCAAGACCCAGACCCACCAGGGCCACTGGGAG GAGGTGGTGACCCTGGACGAGGAGACCCTGAACACCCCCTGCTACTGCCAGCTGGAGGCCAGGTCCTGCCACATCCTGCTGGACCAGCTGGGCACCTATGTGTTCACGGGTGAGTCCTACTCCCGCTCGGCCATCAAGCGGCTCCAGCTGGCCATCTTCGCCCCTGCCCTCTGCACCTCTCTGGAGTACAGCCTCAGGGTCTACTGCCTGGAGGATACACCCGTGGCGCTGAAG GAAGTGCTGGAGCTGGAGCGGACCCTGGGTGGCTACCTAGTGGAGGAGCCCAAACCCCTGCTGTTTAAGGACAGTTACCATAACCTGCGCCTCTCCCTCCACGACATCCCCCACGCCCACTGGAGGAGCAAGCTGCTGGCCAAGTACCAG gaGATCCCCTTCTATCACATTTGGAGTGGCAGCCAGAAGGCCCTGCACTGCACCTTCACCCTGGAGAGGCACAGCCTGGCCTCCACCGAGCTCAGCTGCAAGATCTGTGTGCggcaggtggagggggagggccaGATATTCCAGCTGCACACCGTGCTGGCAGAG ACACCTGCTGGCTCCCTGGACGCCCTCTGCTCCGCCCCCAGCAGCACAGTCACCACCCAGCTGGGACCCTATGCCTTCAAGATCCCGCTGTCCATCCGCCAGAAGATATGCAACAGCCTGGATGCCCCCAACTCGCGCGGCAACGACTGGCGGCTGCTGGCGCAAAAGCTATCCATGGACCG gTACCTGAACTACTTTGCCACCAAAGCGAGCCCCACGGGTGTGATCCTGGACCTCTGGGAGGCTCTGCAGCAGGACGACGGGGACCTCAACAGCCTGGCAAGTGCCTTGGAGGAGATGGGCAAGAGCGAGATGCTGGTGGCCATGACCACGGATGGGGACTGCTGA
- the UNC5B gene encoding netrin receptor UNC5B isoform X2 has product MWTRSGARGALLLALLLCWDLRLSQAGTDPGSEVLPDSFPSAPAERLPLFLQEPQDAYIVKNKPVELRCRAFPATQIYFKCNGEWVSQNNHVTQEGLDEATGLQVREVQIEVSRQQVEELFGLEDYWCQCVAWSSAGTTKSRRAYVRIAYLRKNFDQEPLGKEVPLDHEVLLQCRPPEGVPVAEVEWLKNEDIIDPTQDTNFLLTIDHNLIIRQARLSDTANYTCVAKNIVAKRRSTTATIIVYVNGGWSSWAEWSPCSNRCGRGWQKRTRTCTNPAPLNGGAFCEGQAFQKTACTTVCPVDGAWTEWSKWSACSTECAHWRSRECMAPPPQNGGRDCSGTLLDSKNCTDGLCVQILEPSGDVALYAGLVVSIFVVVAVLMVVAVVVYRRNCRDFDTDITDSSAALTGGFHPVNFKTARPTNPQLLHPSVPPDLTASAGIYRGPMYALQDSADKIPMTNSPLLDPLPSLKIKVYSSSTTGSGPGLADGADLMGVLPAGTYPGDLARDAHFLHLRSASLGSQQLLGLPRDPGSSVSGTFGCLGGRLSIPGTGVSLLVPNGAIPQGKFYEMYLLINKAENTLPLSEGTQTVLSPSVTCGPTGLLLCRPVILTVPHCAEVSAGDWIFQLKTQTHQGHWEEVVTLDEETLNTPCYCQLEARSCHILLDQLGTYVFTGESYSRSAIKRLQLAIFAPALCTSLEYSLRVYCLEDTPVALKEVLELERTLGGYLVEEPKPLLFKDSYHNLRLSLHDIPHAHWRSKLLAKYQEIPFYHIWSGSQKALHCTFTLERHSLASTELSCKICVRQVEGEGQIFQLHTVLAETPAGSLDALCSAPSSTVTTQLGPYAFKIPLSIRQKICNSLDAPNSRGNDWRLLAQKLSMDRYLNYFATKASPTGVILDLWEALQQDDGDLNSLASALEEMGKSEMLVAMTTDGDC; this is encoded by the exons GCACTGACCCAGGCAGCGAGGTGCTCCCCGACTCCTTCCCATCAGCGCCAGCGGAGCGGCTGCCCCTCTTCCTGCAGGAGCCGCAGGACGCCTACATAGTGAAGAACAAGCCCGTGGAGCTGCGCTGCCGCGCCTTTCCCGCCACGCAAATCTACTTCAAGTGCAACGGCGAGTGGGTCAGCCAGAACAACCACGTCACACAGGAGGGCCTGGACGAGGCCACCG gcctgCAGGTGCGAGAGGTACAGATCGAGGTGTCACGGCAGCAGGTGGAAGAGCTGTTCGGGCTGGAGGATTACTGGTGCCAGTGCGTGGCCTGGAGCTCTGCGGGCACCACCAAGAGTCGCCGGGCCTATGTCCGCATTGCAT ACCTGCGTAAGAACTTCGATCAGGAGCCTCTGGGCAAGGAAGTGCCCCTGGATCACGAGGTTCTCCTTCAATGCCGCCCACCAGAGGGGGTACCTGTGGCTGAG GTGGAATGGCTCAAGAACGAAGACATCATTGACCCCACCCAGGACACCAACTTCCTGCTCACCATTGACCACAACCTCATCATCCGCCAGGCCCGCCTGTCAGATACGGCCAACTACACCTGCGTGGCCAAGAACATCGTGGCCAAGCGCCGCAGCACCACGGCCACCATCATCGTCTATG TGAATGGCGGATGGTCCAGCTGGGCAGAGTGGTCGCCCTGCTCCAACCGCTGTGGCCGAGGCTGGCAGAAGCGCACACGGACCTGCACCAACCCCGCCCCACTCAATGGAGGCGCCTTCTGTGAGGGCCAGGCCTTCCAGAAGACTGCCTGCACCACCGTGTGCCCAG TCGACGGTGCCTGGACCGAGTGGAGCAAGTGGTCAGCCTGTAGCACCGAATGCGCCCACTGGCGCAGCCGCGAGTGCATGGCACCCCCGCCCCAGAACGGAGGCCGGGACTGCAGCGGGACCCTGCTCGACTCCAAGAACTGCACTGACGGGCTGTGCGTGCAGA TCCTGGAGCCCTCGGGGGACGTGGCGCTGTACGCGGGCCTTGTGGTGTCCATCTTCGTGGTGGTGGCCGTCCTcatggtggtggcggtggtggtgtaCCGCCGCAACTGCCGGGACTTCGACACCGACATCACCGACTCATCCGCTGCCCTCACCGGCGGCTTCCACCCGGTCAACTTCAAGACGGCGAGGCCCA ccAACCCGCAGCTCCTGCACCCGTCTGTGCCTCCGGACCTCACCGCCAGTGCTGGCATCTACCGCGGGCCCATGTACGCCCTCCAGGACTCAGCCGACAAGATCCCCATGACCAACTCGCCCCTGCTGGACCCCCTGCCCAGCCTCAAGATCAAGGTCTACAGTTCTAGCACCACGGGCTCCGGGCCAGGCCTGGCAGACGGGGCTGACCTGATGGGGGTCCTGCCGGCTGGCACATATCCTGGTGATTTGGCCCGGGACGCCCACTTCCTGCACCTGCGCAGTGCCAGCCTCGGCTCCCAGCAGCTCCTGGGCCTGCCCCGTGACCCGGGGAGCAGCGTCAGCGGCACCTTCGGCTGCCTGGGCGGGAGGCTCAGCATCCCTGGCACAG GGGTCAGCCTGCTGGTACCCAATGGAGCCATCCCCCAGGGCAAGTTCTACGAGATGTACCTCCTCATCAACAAGGCAGAAAACACCCT cCCGCTTTCGGAAGGGACCCAGACAGTATTGAGCCCCTCGGTGACCTGCGGGCCCACGGGCCTCCTGCTGTGCCGCCCCGTCATCCTCACGGTGCCCCACTGCGCCGAAGTCAGTGCTGGCGACTGGATCTTCCAGCTCAAGACCCAGACCCACCAGGGCCACTGGGAG GAGGTGGTGACCCTGGACGAGGAGACCCTGAACACCCCCTGCTACTGCCAGCTGGAGGCCAGGTCCTGCCACATCCTGCTGGACCAGCTGGGCACCTATGTGTTCACGGGTGAGTCCTACTCCCGCTCGGCCATCAAGCGGCTCCAGCTGGCCATCTTCGCCCCTGCCCTCTGCACCTCTCTGGAGTACAGCCTCAGGGTCTACTGCCTGGAGGATACACCCGTGGCGCTGAAG GAAGTGCTGGAGCTGGAGCGGACCCTGGGTGGCTACCTAGTGGAGGAGCCCAAACCCCTGCTGTTTAAGGACAGTTACCATAACCTGCGCCTCTCCCTCCACGACATCCCCCACGCCCACTGGAGGAGCAAGCTGCTGGCCAAGTACCAG gaGATCCCCTTCTATCACATTTGGAGTGGCAGCCAGAAGGCCCTGCACTGCACCTTCACCCTGGAGAGGCACAGCCTGGCCTCCACCGAGCTCAGCTGCAAGATCTGTGTGCggcaggtggagggggagggccaGATATTCCAGCTGCACACCGTGCTGGCAGAG ACACCTGCTGGCTCCCTGGACGCCCTCTGCTCCGCCCCCAGCAGCACAGTCACCACCCAGCTGGGACCCTATGCCTTCAAGATCCCGCTGTCCATCCGCCAGAAGATATGCAACAGCCTGGATGCCCCCAACTCGCGCGGCAACGACTGGCGGCTGCTGGCGCAAAAGCTATCCATGGACCG gTACCTGAACTACTTTGCCACCAAAGCGAGCCCCACGGGTGTGATCCTGGACCTCTGGGAGGCTCTGCAGCAGGACGACGGGGACCTCAACAGCCTGGCAAGTGCCTTGGAGGAGATGGGCAAGAGCGAGATGCTGGTGGCCATGACCACGGATGGGGACTGCTGA